A region of Moorena producens PAL-8-15-08-1 DNA encodes the following proteins:
- a CDS encoding cupin domain-containing protein: protein MKDLNIDFEKLKNEWEKKGFKCETHETPPGDYWSSDGHESDEIFILLEGELEVSFQGKTYYPTIGQEFRVPANVPHTFKNPGKTANHLIWLYAYQWKDNVSGTKI from the coding sequence ATGAAAGACCTTAACATTGATTTTGAAAAACTCAAAAATGAGTGGGAAAAGAAAGGTTTTAAGTGTGAAACCCATGAAACACCTCCTGGAGACTATTGGTCAAGTGACGGTCATGAGAGTGATGAAATCTTTATCCTTTTAGAAGGAGAATTAGAAGTATCGTTTCAAGGAAAAACTTACTACCCTACTATTGGTCAAGAATTTCGAGTTCCTGCAAATGTTCCTCATACGTTTAAAAATCCTGGAAAAACAGCTAATCACTTGATTTGGCTTTATGCTTACCAATGGAAAGATAATGTTAGCGGTACTAAAATCTAG